A genomic stretch from Ureibacillus composti includes:
- the coaE gene encoding dephospho-CoA kinase (Dephospho-CoA kinase (CoaE) performs the final step in coenzyme A biosynthesis.), with product MIIGLTGSIASGKSTVANMLKAYGLPIVDADLVAREVVEPGTPVLKKIAEVFGQHILTDDGHLNRGKLGSLIFHDETKRKMLNDIIHPAIRQEMLRRRDEFIANGEKTVIMDIPLLFESKLQHFVEKILVVSVTEEIQLKRLMDRNQLSKEEALARISTQLPISLKEQGADAVVYNNSTFEETKKQLETILKNWNVL from the coding sequence ATGATTATTGGATTAACAGGAAGTATTGCAAGTGGAAAAAGTACAGTAGCCAATATGTTAAAAGCATATGGCTTACCAATTGTAGACGCAGATTTAGTTGCGCGGGAGGTAGTTGAACCCGGAACTCCTGTCTTAAAAAAAATTGCTGAAGTCTTTGGACAACATATTCTAACCGATGACGGCCATTTAAATCGTGGGAAATTAGGGTCCCTTATTTTTCATGATGAAACGAAAAGAAAGATGTTAAATGATATTATTCATCCAGCAATACGCCAAGAAATGCTACGTAGACGTGATGAATTTATTGCAAATGGAGAAAAAACAGTGATTATGGATATCCCACTGTTATTTGAGAGCAAACTTCAACATTTTGTAGAAAAAATCTTAGTTGTTTCAGTTACTGAGGAAATTCAATTAAAAAGATTAATGGATCGTAATCAATTAAGTAAAGAAGAGGCACTTGCTCGAATTAGTACTCAATTGCCTATATCTTTAAAAGAACAAGGTGCAGATGCTGTAGTTTATAACAATTCCACTTTTGAGGAAACTAAAAAGCAATTAGAAACGATTTTAAAAAATTGGAATGTTTTATAG
- the mutM gene encoding bifunctional DNA-formamidopyrimidine glycosylase/DNA-(apurinic or apyrimidinic site) lyase produces the protein MPELPEVEGVVRALAPTIEGKTIDRVELSNTIYQSFSEGKQCIVKNIEPQTFEQVMCDMKIKKVIRRAKYIYFEVEKGGQSYLFVNHLGMTGAWFVVQHLNEITEGKFRKHIHAIFYLTSGELLVFSDIRRFGEMRFISSIEDHPPLLQMAPEPFDESACEHFLKKCELPKFQNKPIKEVIMDGHVISGCGNIYATEALFKMGIHPGRKTSRISKERKVQLFETIRTILLESIEMGGSTISDYRNINGEAGGMQHRLKMYGKKICPNCSSNTKSMTIAGRTSVYCPKCQH, from the coding sequence GTGCCTGAATTACCAGAGGTTGAAGGAGTCGTTCGGGCGCTCGCTCCAACGATTGAAGGGAAGACAATTGATCGAGTTGAATTATCAAATACGATCTATCAATCCTTTTCTGAAGGAAAGCAATGCATAGTAAAAAATATAGAACCCCAAACTTTTGAACAAGTAATGTGTGATATGAAAATCAAAAAAGTAATTCGCCGTGCTAAATATATCTATTTTGAGGTTGAAAAAGGTGGACAATCCTATTTATTTGTTAATCATTTAGGAATGACGGGTGCATGGTTCGTTGTACAACATCTAAATGAAATAACAGAGGGGAAATTTCGAAAGCACATACATGCTATATTCTATTTAACTTCAGGAGAATTGCTTGTATTTTCGGACATACGTCGATTTGGTGAGATGCGATTCATTTCCAGTATTGAAGATCACCCACCATTACTTCAAATGGCACCTGAACCGTTTGATGAAAGTGCTTGCGAACACTTCTTAAAAAAATGTGAGCTACCAAAATTTCAAAATAAGCCAATAAAAGAAGTGATTATGGATGGTCATGTTATTTCTGGATGCGGCAATATTTATGCAACGGAAGCATTATTTAAAATGGGCATTCATCCAGGAAGAAAAACTAGTCGTATTAGTAAAGAAAGAAAAGTTCAGCTTTTTGAAACCATTCGTACGATCTTATTAGAAAGTATAGAAATGGGAGGGTCAACTATTTCGGATTATCGAAATATCAATGGCGAGGCTGGAGGAATGCAACATCGTTTAAAAATGTATGGAAAAAAGATCTGTCCTAATTGTAGTTCGAATACGAAATCTATGACAATTGCAGGGCGAACATCCGTTTATTGCCCAAAGTGTCAACATTAA
- a CDS encoding protease modulator HflC: protein MSNNNNHNQFDGDLEKFVRGLFGEKKQRKNKISNIQDAKIEKGKKPVNLRQWGKSAILLTVIFAVLIIIIANIYVVKENEYKVVRQFGEVVRYEKEPGLHFKIPFIQSVTTLPKNLMTYDMTEEEINTLDKKRIIIDNYAVWRVTDPKALISNARSLVNAESRMEEFIYSVIRTELGQLNYDDIINDENSSRGSINDQVTQKVNELLTKDNYGIEVVDVRIRRTDLPEENEQSVYTRMISERESIAQKYLSEGDAEKRRIEAQTDRQVKELLATADKEASLIIAAGESEAAKVYNRAFSKDPEFYELYRTLESYKKTIGDDTVIILPSDSPYAQILSGSLD from the coding sequence ATGAGTAACAACAATAATCATAACCAATTTGATGGTGATTTAGAGAAATTTGTTCGTGGGCTTTTTGGAGAGAAGAAACAAAGAAAGAATAAGATATCTAACATTCAAGATGCCAAGATTGAGAAAGGGAAAAAACCAGTTAATCTTCGCCAATGGGGAAAATCAGCAATTCTTTTAACAGTAATTTTTGCAGTGCTGATTATTATTATTGCAAATATTTATGTTGTGAAAGAAAACGAATATAAAGTCGTACGTCAATTTGGTGAAGTCGTAAGATACGAAAAAGAACCAGGACTACATTTCAAAATTCCTTTTATTCAAAGTGTAACAACTTTACCTAAAAATTTAATGACTTATGACATGACTGAAGAAGAAATTAATACATTAGACAAAAAACGTATTATCATTGATAACTATGCAGTTTGGCGCGTAACTGATCCTAAAGCTTTAATTTCAAACGCTCGATCATTAGTAAATGCGGAATCCCGAATGGAGGAATTTATTTACTCCGTTATTCGTACTGAGCTTGGTCAATTAAATTATGATGATATCATTAATGATGAAAATTCCTCACGTGGAAGTATTAATGACCAAGTAACGCAAAAAGTAAATGAGTTATTAACAAAGGATAACTATGGAATTGAAGTAGTAGACGTGCGTATTCGTCGAACTGATTTACCGGAAGAAAATGAGCAATCTGTCTATACTCGTATGATTTCAGAGCGTGAATCGATTGCTCAAAAGTATTTATCTGAAGGGGATGCAGAAAAGCGTAGAATAGAAGCACAAACTGATCGACAAGTAAAAGAGTTGCTTGCTACTGCTGATAAAGAAGCATCTTTAATTATTGCTGCTGGAGAGTCAGAAGCAGCTAAAGTTTATAACAGAGCATTTTCGAAAGACCCTGAATTTTATGAGTTATATAGAACACTTGAATCTTATAAGAAAACGATCGGTGATGATACTGTCATTATTTTACCTTCTGATTCACCATACGCACAAATATTATCTGGTTCTTTGGACTAA
- the mdh gene encoding malate dehydrogenase produces MTNLKRKKISVIGAGFTGATAAFLAAQKELGDVVLVDIPQAENPTKGKALDMWEAAPVQGFDSHVRGTSNYEDTADSDLVIITAGVARKPGMSRDDLVQINQKVMKSVASEISKYSPNSIILVLTNPVDAMSYTVFKETGFPKSRVIGQSGVLDTARFCAFVAEELNISVKDIKGFVLGGHGDTMVPLTRYSYAGGIPLETLIPSERLEEIVQRTRVGGGEIVNLLGNGSAYYAPAAALVEMAEAIIKDQKRVLPSIAYLEGEYGYEGIYLGVPTLLGANGIEKIFELELTNDEKAALDQSAEAVRSVMGVLE; encoded by the coding sequence ATGACAAATTTGAAACGTAAAAAAATCTCTGTAATTGGTGCTGGTTTTACGGGTGCTACTGCAGCATTTTTAGCGGCACAAAAAGAACTTGGAGACGTCGTGTTAGTTGACATTCCACAAGCTGAAAACCCTACAAAAGGAAAAGCTCTTGACATGTGGGAAGCTGCTCCAGTACAAGGCTTTGATTCTCATGTAAGAGGGACTTCGAATTATGAAGACACTGCAGATTCTGATTTAGTCATTATTACTGCTGGTGTTGCTCGAAAACCAGGAATGAGCCGAGATGATTTAGTTCAAATTAATCAAAAAGTAATGAAGTCAGTAGCGTCTGAAATTTCTAAGTATTCACCAAATTCAATTATCTTAGTTTTAACCAACCCAGTAGATGCCATGTCTTATACAGTATTCAAAGAGACGGGTTTTCCAAAAAGCCGGGTAATTGGTCAATCAGGTGTACTTGATACAGCTCGTTTTTGTGCATTCGTTGCTGAAGAATTAAACATTTCAGTTAAAGATATTAAAGGTTTTGTATTAGGGGGACATGGCGATACAATGGTTCCACTTACTCGTTATTCCTATGCGGGTGGTATTCCACTAGAGACTTTAATTCCTTCTGAACGATTAGAAGAAATTGTACAACGCACACGTGTTGGCGGTGGAGAGATTGTAAACCTTTTAGGTAATGGTTCCGCTTACTACGCTCCTGCTGCTGCGTTAGTGGAAATGGCAGAGGCCATTATTAAAGATCAAAAACGTGTATTACCTTCAATTGCCTATTTAGAAGGTGAGTATGGTTACGAAGGCATCTATTTAGGGGTTCCAACATTACTAGGTGCGAACGGTATTGAAAAAATCTTTGAACTTGAATTAACGAATGACGAAAAAGCTGCTCTAGATCAATCAGCTGAAGCTGTGCGGTCGGTAATGGGAGTACTAGAATAA
- the hflK gene encoding FtsH protease activity modulator HflK, translating into MSVKRTLTITGLGILAIILLISVFSTWYTVDESEQAVVITFGRADETITDAGLHFKLPWPVQKVEVLSKETFSLQFGYEQTEDGELIAYDDETKMITGDENIVLTDLVVQWKITEPEKYLFNAQNPKEILHNATSSAIRSIIGSSTIDEALTDGKAEIEASTRDLLVTLVDKYDIGVSILGVKLQDVELPNEEVRAAFTAVTDARETKNTKTNEARKYENQQLSEAQGEKDAIISRAEGEKVARIQKAQGEVEVFNKLYEQYRGNKEITRQRLILETLENVLPNAQIYIMNDDGETLKYLPLQPTVNSTPKTTEENSTEGSAKQ; encoded by the coding sequence ATGAGTGTTAAACGAACTTTAACTATTACGGGATTAGGGATCCTAGCTATTATTTTACTTATATCGGTATTTTCAACTTGGTACACAGTAGATGAATCAGAACAAGCGGTTGTGATCACTTTTGGCCGAGCAGATGAGACGATTACTGATGCAGGATTGCACTTCAAATTGCCTTGGCCTGTTCAAAAGGTGGAAGTATTATCGAAAGAAACGTTTAGTTTACAGTTTGGATATGAACAAACTGAAGACGGAGAACTGATTGCATATGATGATGAAACAAAAATGATTACTGGAGATGAAAATATTGTTCTAACTGATTTAGTTGTACAATGGAAGATTACAGAGCCTGAAAAATATTTATTTAACGCACAAAATCCAAAGGAAATATTACATAATGCCACATCGAGTGCTATTCGTTCGATTATTGGTAGTTCTACTATTGACGAAGCCTTGACAGATGGGAAAGCAGAAATTGAAGCAAGTACAAGAGATCTACTTGTCACTTTAGTTGATAAGTATGATATTGGGGTCAGTATTCTAGGAGTAAAACTCCAAGATGTTGAATTACCAAACGAAGAAGTTCGAGCTGCTTTCACTGCAGTGACGGATGCGAGAGAAACTAAAAATACAAAGACAAATGAAGCAAGAAAATATGAAAACCAACAATTGAGTGAAGCTCAAGGGGAAAAGGATGCGATTATTTCAAGGGCAGAAGGGGAAAAAGTGGCTCGTATCCAAAAGGCTCAAGGGGAGGTCGAAGTATTCAATAAATTATACGAACAGTATCGTGGTAACAAAGAAATTACACGTCAACGATTAATTTTAGAAACACTTGAGAATGTATTGCCAAATGCACAAATCTATATCATGAACGATGATGGTGAAACATTAAAGTATTTACCGCTACAGCCAACAGTAAATTCAACACCAAAGACAACTGAAGAGAATTCTACTGAAGGGAGTGCTAAGCAATGA
- a CDS encoding DNA polymerase I → MQNLNKCIQNILLAFVMSCSMTALYSQTPYSWMKVEIFNIPVMFIILFPLTLLISENVRSNFKKVLKFEARKDKRPMWQVGIGMIFYFAQVGAIEVFFRSLMSYNLGGMPLYLVFAFINAFLLTVIYEEIFYKNLSKNTIKSK, encoded by the coding sequence ATGCAAAATTTGAATAAATGTATCCAAAATATACTATTAGCGTTTGTAATGTCTTGTTCGATGACCGCTTTATATAGTCAAACACCATACTCTTGGATGAAAGTGGAAATCTTCAATATTCCAGTTATGTTTATTATATTATTCCCTTTAACTTTACTAATTTCTGAAAATGTAAGAAGCAACTTTAAAAAAGTGCTTAAGTTTGAAGCAAGAAAAGACAAACGACCAATGTGGCAAGTTGGAATTGGAATGATTTTTTACTTTGCGCAAGTAGGTGCGATTGAAGTATTTTTCAGATCGCTGATGTCGTATAATCTTGGTGGAATGCCTCTATATTTAGTTTTTGCATTCATTAATGCATTCCTACTCACAGTTATTTATGAAGAAATTTTTTATAAAAACCTATCTAAAAATACAATCAAATCCAAATAA
- the polA gene encoding DNA polymerase I, with translation MTKEKLLLLDGNSLAYRAFFALPLLTNEGGIHTNAVYGFTTMLQKILEEEKPTKMLVAFDAGKTTFRHESFQEYKGGRQKTPPELSEQFPYLRKLIDAYQIKRYELEMYEADDIIGTLAKSAEKEDFDVVIVSGDKDLTQLASDRVNVYITRKGMTDIEHYTPSHIEEKYGLTPNQIIDMKGLMGDTSDNIPGVPGVGEKTAIKLLKEYGTVENLYDQIEGMKASKMKEKLVANEEQAKLSKQLATINTDAPITITLNDLAYPGPNEEEVLNVWQELSFKSLIEKSEFQSQVHETKEISFSIVDEVSTDLLKDQMAVHVELENDHYHTCKVLGIGLSDGENNLFVPFDVAAKSEPLRLWLEDATKEKYLSDSKVAQAAIQRYGIFIEGVAFDLLLSSYIVNPAISGEDVAILANEFGYRDVQSNEVIYGKGAKRAVPSIEVLAEHVARKALAVWTLKPTLEDKLSENEQYNLYKELELPLASILGKMESEGILVNISTLEKMGQELTEKLVVIEKEIYDLAGEKFNINSPKQLGVILFEKLELPVIKKTKTGYSTAADVLEKLESEHDIVKHILLYRQLAKLNSTYIEGLTKEVHPEDSKVHTTFQQALTSTGRLSSTNPNLQNIPIRLEEGRKIRQAFVPSHEGWVLFSADYSQIELRVLAHMSNDENLVDAFKQGMDIHTRTAMDVFHVSADEVTSDMRRAAKAVNFGIVYGISDYGLSQNLNITRKEAGQFIDKYLQSFPGVKEYMDTIVQEAKLKGFVTTILNRRRYLPDISSSNFNLRSFAERTAMNTPIQGSAADIIKKAMIDMDARLKKEGLKSKLLLQVHDELILEAPKEEIEILERIVPEVMENAIELAVPLKVDFSYGDTWYEAK, from the coding sequence ATGACAAAAGAAAAGTTATTGCTATTAGATGGAAATAGCTTAGCATACCGTGCATTTTTTGCATTACCTCTACTTACGAACGAAGGTGGAATCCATACAAATGCTGTATATGGTTTTACCACAATGTTACAAAAGATTTTAGAAGAAGAAAAACCAACGAAAATGCTTGTAGCTTTTGACGCAGGAAAAACAACATTCCGTCATGAATCTTTTCAAGAATATAAGGGTGGCAGACAAAAGACACCACCGGAACTTTCAGAGCAGTTTCCTTACCTACGCAAATTAATTGATGCCTATCAAATTAAACGCTACGAACTCGAAATGTATGAAGCTGATGATATTATTGGTACTTTAGCAAAAAGTGCGGAGAAAGAGGATTTTGATGTCGTCATTGTTTCGGGAGATAAGGATTTAACGCAACTGGCATCTGATCGCGTTAACGTTTACATCACACGTAAAGGGATGACAGACATTGAACACTATACTCCGAGCCATATCGAAGAAAAATATGGATTAACACCAAATCAAATTATCGATATGAAAGGTTTAATGGGGGATACATCTGATAATATCCCGGGAGTTCCTGGGGTTGGAGAAAAAACAGCCATAAAACTTTTAAAAGAGTATGGAACTGTTGAGAATTTATATGATCAAATTGAAGGCATGAAAGCTTCTAAAATGAAAGAGAAATTGGTAGCGAACGAAGAGCAAGCGAAATTAAGCAAACAGCTTGCTACAATTAATACGGATGCACCAATTACTATTACATTAAATGATTTAGCCTACCCCGGACCAAATGAAGAAGAAGTACTCAATGTATGGCAGGAACTTTCATTTAAATCATTAATTGAGAAAAGCGAATTCCAAAGTCAAGTACATGAAACAAAAGAGATCTCTTTTTCAATTGTTGATGAAGTTTCAACAGACTTATTAAAGGACCAAATGGCTGTTCATGTTGAGCTTGAAAATGATCATTATCATACATGTAAAGTTTTGGGTATTGGTTTATCCGATGGCGAAAACAATTTGTTTGTTCCTTTTGATGTTGCGGCAAAAAGTGAACCATTACGACTGTGGCTAGAAGATGCAACAAAAGAGAAATATTTATCTGACAGTAAAGTAGCACAGGCAGCTATACAACGTTATGGTATTTTTATAGAGGGTGTTGCATTTGACCTATTGCTTTCTTCTTACATTGTAAATCCTGCAATTTCTGGAGAGGATGTAGCGATCCTTGCAAATGAATTTGGTTATCGTGATGTTCAATCTAATGAAGTTATTTATGGCAAAGGGGCAAAACGAGCAGTTCCATCGATAGAGGTCCTTGCAGAACATGTTGCAAGAAAAGCTCTTGCTGTCTGGACACTTAAACCGACATTAGAAGATAAACTCAGTGAAAATGAACAATATAATTTATATAAAGAATTAGAATTGCCGTTAGCTTCTATATTAGGAAAAATGGAAAGCGAAGGTATACTTGTAAATATTAGTACCCTAGAAAAAATGGGACAAGAACTTACAGAAAAGCTAGTCGTAATCGAAAAGGAAATTTATGATTTAGCAGGGGAAAAATTCAATATTAATTCGCCTAAACAACTAGGGGTTATTTTATTTGAAAAGCTTGAATTACCAGTTATTAAAAAAACGAAGACTGGTTATTCCACAGCTGCAGATGTACTTGAAAAGTTAGAATCAGAGCATGATATTGTAAAACATATTTTGTTATACCGACAATTAGCAAAATTAAACTCAACGTATATCGAAGGGTTAACAAAGGAAGTTCATCCTGAGGATAGTAAAGTGCATACAACATTCCAACAAGCTCTTACTTCAACAGGACGACTCAGCTCAACAAATCCGAACTTACAAAACATTCCAATCAGATTGGAAGAAGGACGAAAAATACGTCAAGCATTTGTACCATCTCATGAGGGGTGGGTGTTATTCTCTGCCGACTATTCACAAATTGAACTAAGAGTATTAGCTCATATGTCAAATGATGAAAATTTAGTTGATGCATTTAAACAAGGAATGGATATTCATACTCGTACAGCCATGGATGTATTTCACGTTTCAGCAGATGAAGTAACGTCTGATATGCGTCGCGCAGCAAAAGCTGTAAACTTCGGGATTGTATATGGAATTAGTGATTATGGGCTATCTCAAAACTTAAATATTACACGAAAAGAAGCGGGTCAATTTATTGATAAATACCTACAAAGCTTCCCAGGCGTAAAAGAATATATGGACACAATTGTCCAAGAAGCAAAACTAAAAGGATTTGTTACAACTATCCTTAATCGACGTCGTTATTTGCCTGATATTTCAAGCTCGAATTTTAATTTACGTAGCTTTGCAGAACGAACTGCAATGAATACACCAATTCAAGGTAGTGCGGCTGATATTATTAAAAAAGCAATGATTGATATGGATGCACGATTGAAAAAAGAAGGATTAAAATCGAAGCTACTTCTACAAGTACATGATGAATTAATCTTAGAAGCACCTAAAGAAGAGATTGAAATTTTAGAACGTATAGTACCAGAAGTAATGGAGAATGCCATTGAGTTAGCAGTTCCTTTAAAGGTAGATTTCTCTTATGGTGACACTTGGTACGAAGCGAAGTAA
- a CDS encoding ATP-binding protein: MKTFSNRFFLFFILLTGSILAVLGMVLGQLFPFYLEKYLELGGFHLSKNEIDYYNTQFIIALSFLLIVSFLLISFVAYKLFRNLLDPIDNVTQTARELTKGNYRARAYANGPISIVELRNSINILARNLQEMVKMREIEEERLKTLIENMGSALIMIDREGNVSIVNGKFLDEFELTFDEVRGKSFLTLGLPEEIEKFIDHVFLTELPYRKQIEVVVDQEIFYKQIYGAPVVGEHGRWLGVVIVMHDISELVRLEQVRKDFVANVSHELRTPITSIKGFSETLLDGAFKDEKMLLSFLDIIYQESNRLQMLIQDLLELSKIERQGYTISFSPTSLQEVLIRAVELTSPRMDEKNMQFAVDIKRDVMVNGDANRLMQIFTNLITNAITYSPEDTTITLRIKYTDEYGIVEVEDQGIGIEKTEIARIFERFYRVDKARSRNNGGTGLGLAIVKHLVEAHHGKIYVESTVGKGSCMKVFIPIHKL, translated from the coding sequence ATGAAAACCTTCAGTAATCGATTTTTTCTATTCTTCATATTGTTAACAGGTTCAATTTTAGCTGTCCTTGGCATGGTCTTAGGTCAGCTTTTTCCATTCTATTTGGAAAAGTACTTAGAACTTGGTGGGTTTCATTTAAGTAAAAATGAAATTGACTATTACAATACACAATTTATTATTGCATTATCTTTTTTATTGATTGTTAGTTTCCTTTTAATTAGTTTCGTTGCCTATAAGCTATTTCGAAATTTACTTGATCCTATTGATAATGTTACCCAAACTGCTCGTGAACTTACAAAAGGAAATTATCGAGCTAGAGCATATGCCAATGGGCCAATTTCAATTGTTGAGTTAAGAAATTCTATTAATATTTTAGCGCGAAATTTACAAGAAATGGTAAAAATGCGTGAAATCGAAGAAGAACGTTTAAAAACATTAATTGAAAATATGGGTAGTGCACTCATTATGATTGACCGTGAAGGAAATGTGTCCATAGTAAATGGTAAATTTTTAGATGAATTTGAGTTAACGTTTGATGAAGTTCGAGGGAAAAGTTTTTTAACTTTAGGGCTACCGGAAGAAATTGAAAAGTTTATTGATCATGTATTTTTAACTGAACTTCCCTATAGAAAACAAATAGAGGTTGTCGTTGATCAAGAAATCTTTTATAAGCAAATCTATGGTGCACCAGTAGTAGGAGAGCATGGTAGATGGCTTGGTGTCGTAATTGTCATGCATGATATCTCAGAACTTGTTCGTCTAGAGCAAGTAAGGAAGGACTTCGTTGCAAACGTATCACATGAGTTGCGTACGCCTATTACATCTATTAAAGGATTTTCTGAGACATTGTTAGATGGTGCCTTTAAGGATGAAAAGATGTTACTTTCATTTTTAGATATTATTTATCAAGAAAGTAATCGTCTACAAATGCTAATTCAAGACTTACTGGAGTTATCAAAAATCGAAAGACAGGGATATACAATTTCATTTAGTCCAACAAGCTTACAGGAAGTACTGATTCGTGCAGTAGAACTGACAAGTCCAAGGATGGATGAAAAGAATATGCAATTTGCTGTAGATATCAAGAGAGATGTAATGGTTAATGGTGATGCTAATCGGTTAATGCAAATTTTCACCAACCTAATCACGAATGCTATTACGTATTCACCAGAGGATACGACGATTACGTTACGAATTAAATATACCGATGAATATGGAATTGTTGAAGTAGAAGATCAGGGAATTGGAATAGAAAAAACTGAGATCGCTCGTATTTTTGAACGATTCTATCGTGTTGATAAGGCTCGAAGTCGTAACAACGGAGGGACAGGCCTGGGTCTGGCTATTGTGAAGCATTTAGTAGAAGCACATCATGGGAAAATTTATGTAGAAAGCACAGTTGGAAAGGGTAGCTGTATGAAAGTATTTATCCCGATTCACAAGTTGTAA
- a CDS encoding MaoC/PaaZ C-terminal domain-containing protein: MLLRKGTKIGKKIDELSVGERLNLTEKIEDKDLLLYLGLTNDSNPLFIQHDYAAETSFKKPIVPVIMLNGIITSAISKHLPGPGSYILEQNISYLLPVYHYETIEVLLEVQQINTIENIVDVFVTALNEEKQQVIEGVFKVMPPV, encoded by the coding sequence TTGTTGTTACGAAAGGGTACTAAAATTGGGAAAAAGATAGATGAGCTTTCTGTTGGTGAAAGGTTAAACTTAACTGAAAAGATTGAAGATAAAGATTTGCTATTATATTTAGGACTCACAAATGATAGTAATCCACTATTTATTCAACATGATTACGCAGCAGAAACTTCATTCAAGAAACCAATTGTACCAGTAATTATGCTTAATGGCATAATTACTTCTGCTATTTCTAAACATTTACCGGGTCCCGGTTCATATATACTAGAGCAAAATATATCTTATTTATTGCCTGTGTATCATTATGAAACAATTGAAGTATTACTTGAAGTTCAGCAAATAAATACAATTGAAAATATTGTGGATGTTTTTGTAACAGCACTTAACGAAGAAAAACAGCAAGTAATTGAGGGCGTCTTTAAAGTAATGCCTCCAGTGTAA
- a CDS encoding response regulator transcription factor, translating to MEKTILVVEDEFSIATLLKYNLERAGFEVLLAHDGKVGFEMAIENTPDLIILDLMLPTMDGMEVCKELRSLKKNIPIIMLTARDDEFDKVLGLELGADDYMTKPFSPREVIARVKAVLRRFTPVTISEEEEAEKNFYLYDNLQVFPERFEAFLDNIPLEFTPKEFELLVYLLENKNRVLTRDQLLSAVWNYDFAGDTRIVDVHISHLRDKIEENTRKPKFIKTIRGIGYKFEEPKNI from the coding sequence ATGGAAAAAACAATACTAGTCGTAGAAGACGAATTTTCAATCGCAACGTTGTTAAAGTATAACCTTGAACGAGCAGGCTTTGAAGTATTGCTAGCTCATGACGGAAAAGTTGGGTTTGAAATGGCAATCGAAAATACACCAGACTTAATCATACTAGACTTAATGTTACCAACAATGGATGGAATGGAAGTATGTAAAGAATTACGAAGCCTAAAGAAAAACATTCCAATAATCATGCTGACTGCTCGTGATGACGAATTCGATAAAGTATTAGGTTTAGAACTTGGAGCAGATGACTATATGACAAAACCCTTTAGTCCTCGGGAAGTTATTGCTCGAGTAAAGGCAGTATTAAGACGTTTTACTCCAGTTACAATATCGGAAGAGGAAGAAGCAGAAAAGAATTTTTATCTTTACGATAATCTACAGGTATTCCCAGAACGATTTGAAGCTTTCTTAGACAATATACCACTTGAGTTTACTCCTAAAGAGTTTGAACTGCTTGTGTATTTACTAGAAAATAAAAATCGTGTTTTGACTCGAGACCAATTATTAAGTGCAGTGTGGAATTATGATTTTGCAGGTGATACTCGAATAGTAGATGTACACATAAGCCATTTACGTGACAAAATAGAAGAGAATACTCGTAAACCGAAGTTTATTAAAACAATTCGTGGAATAGGCTATAAATTTGAGGAGCCGAAAAACATATGA